In Solanum lycopersicum chromosome 5, SLM_r2.1, the following are encoded in one genomic region:
- the LOC101259335 gene encoding serine/threonine-protein kinase VIK, with protein MSASEGSSGSSAAAGAVEIPVVSTEKKKEKSRVSKTSQILWHAHHNDATAVRKLLEEDRTLVQARDYDNRTPLHVAALHGWIDVAKCLIDYGADVNAQDRWRNTPLADAEGAKKSGMIELLKTYGGLSYGQNGSHFEPRPVAPPLPKKCDWEIDPTELDFSNSAIIGKGSFGEILKACWRGTPVAVKRILPNLSDDRLVIQDFRHEVNLLVKLRHPNIVQFLGAVTEKKPLMLITEYLRGGDLHQHLKEKGALTPSTAVNFAMDIARGMTYLHNEPNVIIHRDLKPRNVLLVNSNADHLKVGDFGLSKLIRVQNSHDVYKMTGETGSYRYMAPEVFKHRKYDKKVDVFSFAMILYEMLEGDPPLSHYEPYEAAKYVAEGHRPMFRAKGFTPELKELVEECWAPDMNKRPSFLDILKRLEKIKEALPSEHHWHLFTS; from the exons ATGAGTGCAAGTGAAGGGAGCTCCGGCTCATCGGCTGCCGCCGGCGCCGTCGAAATACCGGTGGTATCGACggaaaagaagaaggaaaagtcAAGAGTGAGCAAGACTTCGCAAATACTCTGGCACGCTCATCATAACGATGCGACTGCCGTACGGAAGCTTCTAGAAGAAGATCGGACGCTTGTTCAAGCTAGAGATTACGATAATCGAACTCCACTCCACGTTGCAGCGTTACATGGCTGGATCGATGTTGCAAAGTGCTTGATTGACTATGGTGCCGATGTCAACGCTCAGGATCGTTGGAGAAACACG CCTCTAGCCGATGCAGAAGGCGCTAAGAAATCTGGCATGATTGAATTGTTAAAGACGTATGGTGGGCTATCTTAT GGACAAAATGGAAGCCATTTTGAACCAAGGCCTGTTGCCCCACCTCTACCAAAGAAATGTGATTGGGAGATTGATCCTACTGAGCTGGACTTCTCAAATTCTGCAATCATTGGAAAG GGGTCTTTTGGTGAGATCTTAAAAGCTTGCTGGCGTGGAACACCCGTAGCTGTTAAACGCATCCTCCCAAACCTGTCAGATGATCGATTGGTGAT TCAGGATTTCAGGCATGAGGTAAATTTGCTGGTGAAGCTCCGTCATCCAAATATAGTGCAATTTCTTGGAGCTGTTACTGAGAAAAAACCCTTAATGTTAATAACTGAATACTTGCGAGGG GGCGATCTGCATCAGCACCTCAAGGAAAAAGGTGCTCTTACTCCATCTACAGCAGTCAATTTTGCTATGGATATAGCAAG AGGCATGACTTATCTTCACAATGAGCCAAATGTTATAATCCACAGAGATCTAAAGCCCAG GAATGTTCTTCTTGTCAATTCCAATGCAGACCATTTGAAAGTTGGAGATTTCGGATTAAGCAAACTAATCAGGGTTCAGAACTCCCATGATGTTTATAAGATGACTGGGGAGACAGGGAGCT ACCGCTATATGGCACCTGAAGTATTCAAGCACCGGAAGTATGACAAGAAGGTTGATGTTTTCTCTTTCGCCATGATCTTATATGAG ATGCTAGAGGGTGATCCACCATTATCCCACTATGAACCATATGAAGCAGCCAAGTATGTGGCAGAAGGACACAGGCCTATGTTCAGGGCAAAAGGTTTTACCCCAGAATTGAAAGA GTTGGTAGAGGAATGTTGGGCACCAGATATGAACAAGAGGCCCTCATTTTTGGATATTCTAAAAAGacttgaaaaaattaaagaagctCTACCCTCAGAGCATCATTGGCACCTTTTCACTTCATGA